In Papio anubis isolate 15944 chromosome 20, Panubis1.0, whole genome shotgun sequence, a single window of DNA contains:
- the CDC42EP5 gene encoding cdc42 effector protein 5 isoform X1: MPVLKQLGPAQPKKRPDRGALSISAPLGDFRHTLHVGRGGDAFGDTSFLSRHGGGPPPEPRAPPVGAPRSPPPPAVPQPAAPSPADPLLSFHLDLGPSMLDAVLGVMDAARPEAAAAKPDAEPRPGTQPPKARCRPSGDLELDDVIGL, from the coding sequence ATGCCCGTGCTGAAGCAGCTGGGCCCCGCGCAGCCCAAGAAGCGGCCGGATCGCGGCGCCCTGTCCATCTCCGCGCCGCTCGGCGACTTCCGGCACACGCTGCACGTGGGGCGCGGCGGCGACGCCTTCGGGGACACCTCGTTCCTGAGCCGCCACGGTGGCGGGCCGCCCCCAGAGCCCCGGGCGCCCCCCGTGGGGGCCCCCCGCTCCCCACCGCCGCCCGCCGTCCCGCAGCCCGCGGCGCCCTCGCCTGCCGACCCGCTTCTGTCCTTCCACCTGGATCTGGGGCCCTCCATGCTGGACGCCGTGCTGGGCGTCATGGACGCGGCGCGCCCGGAGGCAGCTGCCGCCAAGCCCGACGCGGAACCCCGCCCCGGGACGCAGCCCCCCAAGGCCCGCTGCCGCCCCAGCGGGGACCTCGAGCTGGACGACGTCATCGGCCTCTAG
- the LENG9 gene encoding leukocyte receptor cluster member 9 (The RefSeq protein has 1 substitution compared to this genomic sequence), with amino-acid sequence MAAARGQPELPQEAPATEPAPPAACRFFLEGRCRFGARCRQPHPGAPAPPDCEAQPEAGAKKPPLRTAADVIQRIRWDPRLDPADFSVGYVDRFLGVREEPFSAFCWDEPLAALGPGVLAVPQHRVRFFRFRGRLVWDRASRTDLVFGSGSTAGRGPTILDALDNEGAHGAADAEWTPAVAGQEAQAAPERGSTGPLRTGHQEPGVEEAGELEAAQEHALGAAADFEHWPQEDASQE; translated from the coding sequence ATGGCAGCGGCCAGAGGACAGCCGGAGTTGCCGCAGGAAGCCCCCGCCACGGAACCCGCGCCCCCGCCGGCCTGCCGCTTCTTCCTGGAAGGCCGCTGCCGCTTCGGCGCCCGCTGCCGCCAGCCCCACCCTGGGGCGCCGGCGCCGCCTGACTGCGAGGCGCAGCCCGAGGCCGGGGCCAAGAAGCCGCCGCTGCGCACAGCCGCAGATGTCATCCAGCGCATCCGCTGGGACCCGCGCCTCGACCCCGCCGACTTCTCGGTGGGCTACGTCGACCGCTTTCTGGGCGTGCGCGAGGAGCCCTTCAGCGCCTTCTGCTGGGACGAGCCGCTGGCGGCGCTCGGGCCCGGCGTGCTGGCCGTGCCCCAGCACCGAGTGCGCTTCTTCCGCTTCCGCGGCCGCCTCGTGTGGGACCGCGCCTCGCGCACCGACCTCGTCTTCGGCTCTGGCTCGACGGCGGGACGCGGGCCCACCATCCTGGACGCGCTGGACAACGAGGGCGCCCACGGGGCGGCGGACGCCGAGTGGACACCGGCGGTGGCAGGGCAGGAGGCCCAGGCTGCCCCCGAGCGGGGGAGCACAGGGCCGCTCCGCACAGGGCACCAAGAGCCAGGCGTGGAGGAAGCCGGAGAGCTGGAGGCGGCCCAGGAGCACGCGCTGGGCGCAGCTGCCGATTTTGAACACTGGCCCCAAGAGGACGCCTCGCAGGAGTGA